One Dermacentor andersoni chromosome 6, qqDerAnde1_hic_scaffold, whole genome shotgun sequence genomic window carries:
- the Ubc7 gene encoding ubiquitin-conjugating enzyme E2 G2, with product MAGSALRRLMAEYKQLTLNPPEGIIAGPVSEENFFEWEALITGPEGTCFEGGVFPAKLTFPPDYPLSPPKMQFTCEMYHPNIYADGRVCISILHAPGEDPMGYESSAERWSPVQSVEKILLSVVSMLAEPNDESGANVDAAKMWREDRQQFNRIADRLVRKSLGMLAS from the coding sequence ATGGCCGGGTCGGCGTTGCGCAGATTGATGGCCGAGTACAAGCAGCTTACGCTGAACCCACCCGAAGGCATCATAGCGGGACCGGTGAGCGAGGAGAACTTCTTCGAATGGGAAGCGCTCATCACTGGACCTGAGGGCACCTGTTTCGAAGGCGGCGTTTTTCCGGCCAAGCTCACATTTCCCCCAGATTACCCGCTCAGTCCACCGAAGATGCAGTTTACTTGCGAGATGTACCATCCCAACATCTACGCGGACGGCCGCGTATGCATATCAATCCTGCATGCGCCAGGCGAAGACCCCATGGGCTACGAGTCCAGCGCTGAGCGTTGGAGCCCCGTGCAAAGCGTGGAGAAGATTCTGCTCTCCGTGGTCTCCATGCTGGCCGAGCCCAACGACGAGAGTGGTGCCAATGTAGACGCGGCCAAGATGTGGCGCGAGGACAGACAGCAGTTCAATCGCATTGCCGACCGTCTGGTGCGCAAGTCGCTCGGCATGCTTGCTTCCTGA
- the Ist1 gene encoding IST1 homolog, with the protein MFSSGPNYAKLKTNLRLTINRLKLLERKKTELAQKARKEIAEHLANGKTERARIRVEHIIREDYLVEAMELVEVYCDLLLARFGLLQQMKTLDEGLSEAVSSLIWVAPRLQADVAELKAVADQLAIKYGKPYAQAARDNGLSTVSPKLMQKLSVQAPPRLLVEQYLVEIAKSHDVPYEPDKSVMEEPSDETSQPPLIDLGAAARPPGFITDPYPQFVPGSVPQGVDYTPPPTAGPDYNAPPFKPPAGCDFQAPPFAPQPMNFPGPPPVPKAPPVAAPFPAINPHTVGFGEGGLPPYSAVSGLPDLPSVPSGSLPKPPSKEDDLDFDDLTRRFEELKKRK; encoded by the coding sequence ATGTTTTCCTCGGGTCCCAACTACGCCAAGTTGAAGACCAACTTGAGACTAACGATAAACCGCCTGAAGTTGCTTGAACGTAAGAAAACAGAGCTAGCGCAGAAGGCTCGTAAGGAGATCGCAGAGCACCTGGCAAATGGGAAAACTGAAAGGGCAAGGATCCGCGTGGAGCACATAATTCGTGAGGATTACCTCGTCGAAGCTATGGAACTCGTTGAAGTTTACTGTGATCTTTTGTTGGCACGTTTTGGTCTCCTTCAACAAATGAAAACGCTGGATGAAGGTCTCTCGGAAGCTGTCTCCAGCCTCATCTGGGTGGCACCGCGGCTACAGGCTGACGTCGCCGAGCTGAAGGCGGTCGCCGATCAGCTGGCGATCAAGTACGGTAAACCTTACGCACAGGCGGCCCGCGATAACGGGTTGTCAACGGTGAGTCCAAAGCTGATGCAGAAGTTGAGCGTCCAAGCACCACCGCGACTTCTAGTAGAGCAGTACCTGGTAGAGATAGCGAAGAGCCACGACGTGCCCTACGAGCCGGACAAATCTGTCATGGAAGAACCAAGCGACGAAACATCGCAGCCTCCATTGATCGATCTTGGCGCTGCGGCTCGACCACCCGGTTTTATCACCGATCCCTACCCCCAGTTTGTGCCTGGCAGTGTACCGCAGGGCGTAGactacacgccaccgccgacAGCGGGACCGGACTACAACGCGCCACCATTCAAACCTCCGGCAGGATGCGACTTTCAGGCTCCACCGTTTGCGCCCCAGCCTATGAACTTCCCTGGGCCTCCGCCAGTTCCCAAAGCACCACCTGTCGCTGCTCCGTTCCCAGCTATAAACCCGCACACTGTCGGCTTCGGCGAAGGGGGCCTGCCACCATATAGTGCAGTGAGCGGACTGCCTGACTTGCCGTCAGTACCTTCTGGCAGCTTGCCGAAGCCGCCTTCCAAGGAAGACGACCTCGACTTTGACGACTTGACGCGCCGATTCGAGGAACtcaaaaaaaggaagtaa